The Opitutales bacterium ASA1 genome window below encodes:
- a CDS encoding thioredoxin family protein yields the protein MRTRVGSGESNPRNILTMKPKAVFYHAGCPVCLEAERVVDRLVDRSVADLEIVHLGTARERIAEARAAGVSSVPALVADGSTLHLNFGASLDVLS from the coding sequence ATGCGGACCCGCGTCGGGTCCGGAGAATCCAACCCGAGAAACATCCTCACCATGAAACCCAAAGCCGTCTTCTACCATGCCGGTTGTCCCGTGTGCCTCGAAGCCGAACGCGTCGTCGATCGCCTCGTCGACCGTTCCGTCGCAGATCTCGAGATCGTGCATCTGGGCACTGCGCGCGAGCGCATCGCCGAGGCTCGCGCCGCCGGCGTTTCGTCCGTCCCCGCGCTCGTCGCCGACGGTTCCACGTTGCACCTCAACTTCGGCGCCTCGCTGGATGTGTTGAGCTGA
- a CDS encoding Hsp70 family protein, whose translation MSRYSIGIDLGTTHCAVSSLDLSAGGPRGREQAMLGIPQVTAVGAVEERPLLPSFLYLPNAHEFPPDALGLPWDSARADRVVGAFARAHGARTPTRLVASAKSWLCHSGVDRQGPILPWQAPADVSRVSPLAASAAYLAHLREAWDHRHPDAPMATQEVVLTVPASFDAAARELTLAAAREAGIANPVLLEEPQAALYAWCEAMGDSFRKHVRAGDVILVVDVGGGTTDLSLIAVTDHDGELGLTRLAVGDHILLGGDNMDLALAHAVAQPLAADGRKLDAWQFNALTFACREAKEVLFAQPDLVSAPLAIPGRGSSLIGGTIRAELKRDELERVLTEGFFPRTDIDELPQTARRSGLAQMALPYAQDAAVTRHLAAFLTRQATALADAHDVPPGVVRGSFVHPTAILFNGGVFKAAPLERRVREVVDGWLAADGGTPARVLPGADFDLAVARGAAYYGWVRRGHGLRIRGGTARAYYVGIESAMPAVPGMEPPVRALCVAPFGMEEGTTAEIPPQEFGLVVGEPTQFRFFSSSLRRDDVVGTMLDEYSGSDELEEVAPIETTLPAHTPDAVGRLVPVNLQAAVTEIGTLELRCLERGGEGRWKLELNVRMKE comes from the coding sequence ATGAGCCGCTACTCCATCGGAATCGATCTGGGCACCACGCATTGCGCCGTGTCGTCACTCGACCTCTCGGCCGGTGGCCCGCGCGGTCGCGAGCAGGCGATGCTCGGCATCCCGCAAGTCACGGCCGTCGGTGCGGTCGAAGAACGCCCGCTGCTGCCGTCGTTCCTGTATCTGCCCAATGCGCACGAGTTCCCGCCCGATGCTCTGGGGCTACCGTGGGACTCCGCGCGTGCGGATCGCGTCGTGGGTGCGTTTGCGCGCGCGCACGGTGCACGCACGCCCACCAGACTCGTCGCGTCGGCGAAGAGTTGGCTGTGCCATTCCGGCGTCGACCGCCAAGGCCCGATACTGCCGTGGCAGGCACCGGCGGACGTCTCCCGAGTGTCGCCGCTCGCGGCTTCGGCGGCGTATCTGGCGCATCTTCGGGAGGCATGGGATCATCGTCATCCGGACGCGCCGATGGCGACGCAAGAGGTCGTGCTCACCGTCCCGGCATCCTTCGACGCGGCCGCGCGCGAACTCACGCTCGCGGCGGCCCGGGAGGCGGGGATCGCCAATCCGGTCTTGTTGGAGGAACCGCAGGCTGCGCTCTACGCGTGGTGCGAGGCGATGGGTGACTCGTTCCGGAAACACGTGCGGGCCGGCGACGTGATCCTCGTCGTCGACGTCGGCGGCGGGACGACCGACCTCTCCCTCATCGCCGTTACCGACCACGACGGTGAACTCGGACTCACGCGCCTCGCGGTGGGCGATCACATTCTGCTCGGCGGCGACAATATGGACCTCGCGCTCGCGCACGCCGTGGCACAACCCCTCGCGGCGGACGGTCGCAAGCTCGACGCGTGGCAATTCAACGCGCTCACCTTCGCGTGTCGCGAAGCGAAGGAGGTGCTCTTCGCACAGCCCGACCTCGTCTCCGCGCCACTCGCGATCCCGGGCCGCGGCTCGTCGCTGATCGGCGGCACGATCCGCGCCGAGTTGAAACGCGACGAACTCGAGCGCGTGCTCACCGAAGGCTTCTTTCCTCGGACCGACATCGACGAACTCCCGCAAACCGCCCGCCGCTCCGGACTCGCGCAAATGGCGCTGCCATACGCACAAGACGCAGCCGTCACGCGCCATCTCGCGGCCTTCCTCACTAGGCAGGCGACTGCACTCGCGGACGCGCACGACGTGCCGCCGGGTGTCGTTCGCGGCAGCTTCGTTCATCCGACCGCGATCCTTTTCAACGGCGGTGTCTTCAAGGCCGCACCCTTGGAGCGGCGCGTGCGGGAGGTCGTCGACGGCTGGCTCGCTGCGGACGGCGGCACGCCGGCGCGCGTGCTTCCGGGTGCAGACTTCGATTTGGCGGTCGCACGGGGCGCGGCCTACTACGGTTGGGTCCGACGAGGACACGGCCTCCGAATCCGTGGGGGCACCGCGCGCGCTTACTACGTGGGTATCGAGTCGGCAATGCCTGCCGTGCCCGGCATGGAGCCTCCCGTGCGCGCGCTTTGCGTTGCCCCGTTCGGGATGGAAGAGGGCACGACGGCCGAGATCCCGCCTCAGGAATTCGGCCTCGTCGTCGGCGAGCCGACGCAGTTTCGCTTCTTCTCGAGTTCGCTGCGTCGCGACGACGTCGTGGGCACGATGCTCGATGAATATTCCGGCAGCGACGAACTCGAGGAAGTGGCGCCGATCGAAACGACCTTGCCCGCGCACACTCCGGATGCGGTCGGACGACTCGTCCCGGTGAATCTGCAAGCGGCGGTGACGGAGATCGGCACGCTCGAGTTGCGGTGTCTGGAGCGCGGCGGCGAAGGGCGTTGGAAACTCGAGCTCAACGTGCGAATGAAGGAGTGA
- a CDS encoding Hsp70 family protein: MSGKLVVGIDLGTTNCAVASADPALGAAAEVVDFPVPRVLAPGEVGARPTLPSALYLSAGHELPTGAAALPWGDSPDRIVGDFARWQGARVPGRLVVSAKSWLCHPRVDRTAAILPWGAPADVERMSPVDTSSKFLAHIVAAWDHTHPERPMASQDVVVTVPASFDEVARSLTVEAARRAGLEHFTLLEEPQAAFYDFASRHRQNLPAALGSARLVLVVDVGGGTSDYTLIEVDAGEAGPELRRIAVSDHLMLGGDNMDVALARHAEERLAAGGRRLDANQWSQLVQAARGAKEALLATEPEDTHRVAIAGGGSRLLGGAVSVEFSREEVERLVLDGFLPPCVSTDQPRRAARTALQELGLPYAQDAGITRHIAAFLRRHAEAGFAALGTTRPDDVLPRPDAVLLNGGVFNSPRLTERLLDVLSAWWPERERIPLLRHASLDLAVARGAAAYGLARRGLGRRIAGGTAHAIYVGIGAERGGGERAVCLIPRGHEEGRAVDLDTRPFTLSLGQPVQFPLFSTTADRTDRSGDIVEVDDAFHALPPIHTVFKAASAQARSIPVHLRALLTELGSLELWCVAESGDERWRLEFELRAAVAQTSATVTESMPQRFGEARSIVARVFGGKAQNVAEKEVKNLVRSIEEAIGPRESWTLPLLREVWSLLMAGAGRRRRSAHHERAFFQLLGFCLRPGFGYPLDEWRCEQTFALFAPLVHHHQETKVWREFWLTWRRIAGGLGPERHVAIWDYLKPHLARRASLGHSKNAPARKGVQPDGLDEMVRTAAVLEHIPTDEKRVFGNWMLERVLDPESAGGPWGWALGRVGARVPLFGTAHRVLGAEQVESWVDALLERGFALSDGTAFAAVQLARLTGDRARDLDGDLRARVVGELRRIDAPARWCEAATTVVAMESGDEARSFGDTLPIGLRLR; encoded by the coding sequence ATGAGTGGGAAACTCGTCGTCGGCATCGATCTCGGCACGACGAACTGTGCGGTCGCCAGCGCCGATCCCGCTCTGGGAGCCGCAGCCGAAGTCGTCGACTTTCCCGTTCCGCGCGTGCTCGCGCCCGGAGAAGTCGGTGCGCGACCGACCCTGCCGTCCGCGCTCTATCTGAGTGCAGGGCACGAACTCCCGACCGGCGCGGCCGCGCTTCCGTGGGGCGACTCGCCCGATCGCATCGTGGGCGACTTCGCGCGCTGGCAAGGCGCACGTGTGCCGGGCAGGCTCGTCGTCTCCGCCAAGAGCTGGTTGTGCCACCCCCGCGTGGACCGCACCGCGGCTATTCTGCCGTGGGGTGCGCCTGCCGACGTCGAGCGTATGTCTCCGGTGGATACGTCCTCGAAATTCCTCGCGCACATCGTCGCGGCGTGGGATCACACGCACCCCGAGCGACCGATGGCGTCCCAGGATGTGGTCGTGACGGTGCCGGCCTCCTTCGACGAGGTCGCTCGATCGCTCACCGTCGAAGCCGCACGGCGCGCGGGTCTCGAGCATTTCACGCTTCTGGAGGAACCGCAGGCGGCGTTCTACGACTTCGCGTCGCGACACCGCCAGAACCTCCCCGCTGCGCTCGGCTCCGCACGACTCGTGCTCGTGGTCGACGTGGGTGGAGGCACGAGCGATTACACTTTGATCGAGGTCGATGCGGGCGAGGCCGGACCGGAGCTGCGGCGCATCGCGGTGAGTGATCATTTGATGCTCGGTGGCGACAACATGGACGTCGCGCTCGCGCGCCACGCGGAGGAACGTCTCGCCGCGGGAGGACGTCGGCTCGACGCAAATCAATGGTCGCAACTCGTGCAGGCCGCGCGTGGCGCCAAGGAGGCGCTCCTCGCAACCGAGCCCGAGGACACGCATCGCGTGGCGATCGCCGGCGGTGGCAGTCGTCTGCTCGGCGGTGCCGTGTCGGTCGAGTTCTCCCGTGAAGAGGTCGAACGCCTCGTGCTGGACGGCTTTCTTCCGCCGTGTGTATCCACGGATCAACCACGGCGCGCCGCGCGGACCGCCTTGCAGGAGTTGGGACTGCCTTATGCACAGGACGCGGGCATCACGCGCCACATCGCGGCTTTCCTGAGGAGACACGCCGAAGCGGGCTTCGCGGCGTTGGGGACGACACGGCCGGACGACGTGCTCCCGCGTCCCGACGCCGTGCTCCTCAACGGAGGTGTATTCAATTCTCCACGACTGACCGAGCGACTGCTCGACGTGCTCTCGGCATGGTGGCCCGAACGCGAGCGGATCCCGTTGCTCCGACACGCCTCGCTCGACCTCGCGGTCGCGCGAGGCGCTGCGGCTTACGGGTTGGCCCGAAGAGGGCTCGGACGACGTATCGCCGGCGGCACCGCGCACGCTATCTACGTCGGTATCGGCGCCGAGCGTGGAGGCGGCGAGCGCGCCGTTTGTCTGATCCCACGCGGACACGAGGAGGGCAGGGCGGTGGATCTGGACACGCGTCCTTTCACGCTGTCGCTCGGCCAGCCGGTGCAGTTTCCGCTCTTCTCGACTACGGCCGATCGGACCGATCGCTCCGGCGACATCGTGGAAGTCGACGATGCCTTTCACGCTCTGCCGCCAATCCACACGGTCTTCAAGGCCGCGAGTGCCCAAGCGCGCAGCATTCCCGTACACCTACGCGCACTGCTCACGGAATTGGGGTCGCTCGAGTTGTGGTGCGTCGCGGAAAGCGGCGACGAGCGCTGGCGGCTGGAGTTCGAGTTGCGTGCTGCAGTGGCGCAGACGTCCGCGACCGTGACCGAGTCCATGCCGCAGCGCTTCGGAGAGGCACGATCGATCGTCGCACGCGTCTTCGGGGGCAAGGCGCAGAACGTCGCCGAGAAGGAAGTGAAGAACCTCGTGCGAAGCATCGAGGAGGCCATCGGACCGCGCGAGAGTTGGACGCTGCCGTTGTTGCGCGAAGTGTGGAGTCTGCTGATGGCCGGTGCGGGCCGGCGTCGGCGTTCCGCACACCACGAGCGTGCGTTCTTCCAACTACTCGGGTTCTGCCTGCGGCCGGGGTTCGGCTATCCGCTCGACGAGTGGCGCTGCGAACAAACCTTCGCGCTCTTTGCGCCACTCGTGCATCATCATCAAGAGACGAAGGTCTGGCGCGAGTTCTGGCTCACGTGGCGGCGTATCGCCGGGGGCCTCGGACCCGAGCGACATGTCGCGATCTGGGATTACTTGAAGCCTCACCTCGCCCGACGCGCGTCGCTCGGGCATTCCAAGAACGCTCCGGCGCGCAAAGGCGTCCAGCCGGACGGACTCGATGAAATGGTGCGGACCGCGGCGGTGTTGGAGCACATCCCCACCGACGAGAAGCGTGTATTCGGAAACTGGATGCTGGAGCGCGTCCTCGATCCCGAATCGGCCGGTGGGCCTTGGGGTTGGGCGCTGGGGCGGGTCGGCGCGCGCGTCCCGCTGTTCGGCACGGCGCACCGAGTGCTCGGTGCCGAGCAGGTCGAATCGTGGGTGGATGCCTTGCTCGAGCGAGGATTCGCCCTCTCCGACGGCACGGCTTTCGCGGCGGTGCAACTCGCACGACTCACCGGCGACCGGGCGCGGGATCTCGACGGCGACTTGCGCGCGCGGGTCGTGGGCGAGTTGCGTCGCATCGACGCACCGGCACGCTGGTGCGAGGCCGCGACCACCGTGGTCGCGATGGAGTCCGGCGACGAGGCGCGATCGTTCGGCGACACGTTGCCGATCGGTTTGCGTTTGCGCTGA
- the pheA gene encoding prephenate dehydratase, translating to MNLSDLRTQIDSIDTELLRLLNERVRLAAQIGHVKRSEGAEIYVAKREEEVLQRLLTHNGGPLDERAIRSIYREIMSAAIALEKRVVVAYLGPEATFTHQAALKKFGAMLEYLPLATITDVFGAVEKGDADYGVIPIENSTEGAVFHSLDMLVESELKIVAQIFLEISHHLISHAPLAEITKVYSKDQAIGQCRRWLHRHLPHATCLDAESTARAVEIARDNVGTAAIASSLAAEMYGVPIAAPNIQDKADNTTRFLVVGKRSSGALGGGRDKSSYVFTINDRPGALLTALEPFGKRGLNLSKIESRPSKRKAWDYYFFVDVIGHHEDDAVRAAIKELETNCPFVKWLGSYPNL from the coding sequence ATGAACCTCTCCGACTTGCGCACACAGATCGACTCGATCGACACCGAACTCCTCCGCCTGCTCAACGAGCGGGTGCGCCTGGCGGCCCAAATCGGGCACGTCAAACGCAGCGAAGGTGCCGAGATCTACGTCGCCAAACGCGAAGAAGAAGTGCTCCAGCGTTTGCTCACGCACAACGGCGGGCCGCTCGACGAGCGCGCCATCCGCTCCATCTACCGCGAGATCATGTCGGCCGCCATCGCGTTGGAGAAGCGCGTCGTCGTGGCCTACCTCGGACCCGAGGCGACCTTCACGCATCAGGCGGCTTTGAAGAAGTTCGGCGCCATGCTGGAGTATCTGCCGCTCGCGACGATCACCGACGTCTTCGGCGCGGTCGAAAAGGGCGACGCCGACTACGGCGTGATCCCGATCGAAAACTCCACCGAAGGTGCGGTCTTCCACTCGCTCGACATGCTCGTCGAGTCCGAACTCAAGATCGTGGCGCAGATCTTTCTGGAGATCTCGCACCACCTCATCTCCCACGCGCCGCTCGCCGAGATCACCAAGGTGTATTCCAAGGACCAAGCGATCGGCCAATGCCGCCGTTGGCTCCACCGCCATCTACCGCACGCCACCTGCCTCGACGCCGAAAGCACGGCGCGCGCGGTGGAGATCGCGCGAGACAACGTCGGCACGGCCGCGATCGCCAGCTCGCTCGCAGCCGAGATGTACGGCGTGCCGATCGCGGCCCCGAACATCCAGGACAAGGCGGACAACACCACGCGCTTCCTCGTGGTCGGCAAACGCTCCTCGGGCGCGCTCGGCGGTGGTCGCGACAAGAGCAGCTACGTCTTCACCATCAACGATCGTCCGGGCGCGCTGCTCACGGCGTTGGAGCCGTTCGGCAAGCGCGGCCTCAACCTCTCCAAGATCGAATCGCGCCCGAGCAAGCGCAAGGCGTGGGACTACTACTTCTTCGTCGACGTGATCGGACATCACGAAGACGACGCCGTGCGCGCCGCGATCAAGGAACTCGAGACGAACTGCCCCTTCGTGAAGTGGTTGGGCAGTTATCCCAATCTGTAG
- the ilvD gene encoding dihydroxy-acid dehydratase, with the protein MAKKSSKPSGARAHSSIVVDGTDRTPNRSMLRAVGFTDADFAKPQVGVASTWSTLTPCNMHIDKLALEAASGVDAAGGKSIVFGTITVADGISMGTMGMRYSLVSREVIADSIETVAGAEGFDGIVAIGGCDKNMPGCVMAMARLNRASVFVYGGTILPGIHPESKKECDIVSVFEAVGQHAAGKLDEKGLKTVEECSIPGPGSCGGMYTANTMASAIEALGMSLPDSASQLAIGKEKLDDCRRAGAAVVKLLELGIRPRDIMTRKAFENAITVVIALGGSTNAVLHLIAIAHTAGVKLGLDDFTRIGKRVPVLGDLKPSGKYSVAHLARIGGIAPLMKMLLEAGLLHGDCLTVTGRTVAENLRDVAHYSADQDLIRPLSNPVKKDSHLRILYGNLAPTGAVAKISGKEGLVFTGKAIVFESEEAALQGILSGRVKKGHVVVVRNEGPRGGPGMREMLAPTAAVMGKGLGQDVALITDGRFSGGSHGFVVGHVTPEAFDGGPIGLLKNGDPITIDAEKNEISVDLPAKELKARAKAFKPRKPRETRGVLAKYAKLVSSASEGAVTDKNL; encoded by the coding sequence ATGGCCAAGAAGTCCTCCAAACCCTCCGGCGCTCGCGCCCACTCGTCCATCGTCGTCGACGGTACCGACCGCACTCCCAACCGTTCGATGCTTCGCGCCGTCGGCTTCACCGACGCCGATTTCGCGAAACCACAGGTCGGCGTCGCCTCCACATGGAGCACGCTCACACCCTGCAATATGCACATCGACAAGCTCGCGCTCGAGGCCGCGTCCGGGGTCGACGCCGCGGGAGGCAAGTCGATCGTGTTCGGCACGATCACGGTCGCCGACGGGATCAGCATGGGCACGATGGGCATGCGCTACTCGCTGGTCTCGCGCGAGGTCATCGCGGATTCGATCGAGACGGTCGCCGGCGCGGAGGGCTTCGACGGGATCGTCGCGATCGGTGGTTGCGACAAGAACATGCCCGGATGCGTCATGGCCATGGCGCGCCTCAACCGCGCCTCGGTCTTCGTTTACGGCGGCACGATCCTTCCCGGCATTCACCCCGAATCGAAAAAGGAGTGCGACATCGTCTCTGTCTTCGAGGCCGTCGGCCAACACGCCGCCGGCAAGCTCGACGAGAAGGGGCTGAAGACGGTCGAAGAGTGCTCCATCCCCGGCCCCGGTTCCTGTGGCGGCATGTACACCGCCAACACGATGGCCTCGGCCATCGAGGCGCTCGGGATGAGTCTGCCCGACAGCGCGAGCCAACTCGCGATCGGCAAAGAGAAACTCGACGATTGCCGTCGGGCCGGAGCCGCGGTCGTGAAGCTGCTCGAGCTCGGCATTCGTCCGCGCGACATCATGACGCGAAAGGCGTTCGAGAACGCCATCACGGTCGTCATCGCGCTCGGCGGTTCTACGAACGCCGTGCTCCATCTCATCGCCATCGCGCACACCGCCGGCGTGAAGCTCGGTCTCGACGACTTCACGCGCATCGGCAAACGCGTGCCCGTGCTCGGCGACCTCAAACCTTCCGGGAAATACAGCGTCGCCCACCTCGCACGCATCGGCGGCATCGCTCCACTCATGAAGATGCTGCTGGAGGCCGGCTTGCTGCATGGCGACTGTCTCACCGTGACCGGTCGCACGGTGGCCGAGAATCTCCGCGACGTCGCCCACTACTCGGCCGATCAGGATCTGATCCGCCCGCTGTCCAATCCGGTGAAGAAGGACAGCCATCTGCGCATTCTCTACGGAAACCTCGCACCTACAGGCGCGGTGGCGAAGATCTCCGGCAAGGAGGGGCTCGTGTTCACCGGCAAGGCGATCGTGTTCGAGAGCGAAGAAGCCGCTCTCCAAGGCATCCTCTCCGGCCGCGTGAAGAAGGGTCACGTGGTCGTGGTCCGCAACGAAGGCCCGCGTGGTGGTCCGGGCATGCGCGAGATGCTCGCCCCGACCGCGGCCGTCATGGGCAAGGGTCTCGGCCAAGATGTCGCCCTCATCACCGACGGCCGATTCTCGGGCGGCAGCCACGGATTCGTGGTCGGCCACGTCACGCCCGAAGCATTCGACGGCGGACCGATCGGACTACTGAAGAACGGCGATCCGATCACGATCGATGCCGAAAAGAACGAGATCTCGGTCGACCTGCCGGCGAAGGAACTGAAGGCGCGCGCCAAGGCCTTCAAGCCGCGCAAGCCGCGAGAGACGCGTGGCGTGCTCGCCAAGTACGCGAAGCTCGTTTCCAGCGCTTCCGAAGGCGCGGTGACCGACAAGAATCTCTGA
- a CDS encoding protein-L-isoaspartate(D-aspartate) O-methyltransferase, whose protein sequence is MVARQIAARGVRDPRVLEAMRRVPRHRFVDPADVAEAYSDGPLPIGGGQTISQPYIVAYMIEALEAPVGGRILEVGTGLGYQAAVLAEAGFEVHSIELRPDLAHRAAELLADLGYGRVHLRMGDGSRGWPEAAPFDGIVVAAAAEALPEDLLDQLALGAALVIPVGGAEQTLWRYRRTFSGFRGEELFAVRFVPLRRAPL, encoded by the coding sequence ATGGTGGCGCGACAAATCGCCGCGCGAGGCGTGCGCGATCCTCGCGTGCTCGAGGCCATGCGACGCGTGCCCAGGCATCGTTTCGTCGATCCGGCCGACGTGGCCGAGGCCTACTCCGACGGCCCGCTGCCGATCGGGGGCGGGCAGACCATCTCCCAGCCCTACATCGTCGCCTACATGATCGAGGCTCTGGAGGCGCCCGTCGGCGGTCGTATCCTGGAAGTGGGTACGGGTTTGGGGTATCAGGCCGCGGTGTTGGCGGAAGCGGGATTCGAGGTCCACTCGATCGAACTTCGTCCCGACCTGGCCCACCGCGCGGCCGAGCTGCTCGCGGACCTCGGCTACGGCCGCGTGCACCTGCGCATGGGAGACGGCTCGCGCGGCTGGCCGGAGGCGGCGCCGTTCGACGGCATCGTGGTTGCGGCGGCTGCGGAAGCACTGCCGGAAGATCTCCTCGATCAGCTCGCGCTCGGCGCGGCGCTCGTCATCCCGGTCGGCGGAGCGGAGCAGACTTTGTGGCGTTACCGGCGCACGTTCTCCGGTTTTCGAGGCGAAGAACTGTTCGCCGTGCGCTTCGTGCCTTTGCGCCGAGCGCCGCTGTGA
- a CDS encoding glucose-6-phosphate isomerase has product MSWENFIARSFVFPEVDLALDLSRLDLSDAFLASMQPALEKAFSAMHDLEKGAIANPDEKRMVGHYWLRAPKLAPDAATTAEIEGTLARIHETAKAVHSGALAGSGGRFENLLVIGIGGSALGPQFVAAALGHPGTDRMRVFFFDNTDPDGMDAVLASLDGTLDRTLAVVISKSGGTPETRNGMLEAQAAYRAAGLEFAKHAIAVTGVSSALDKVAVAEGWLARFPMWDWVGGRTSETAVVGLLPAALQGLDIDGLLSGAAAMDAQTRIPERDRNPAALLALAWHRATDGRGAKDMVILPYKDRLLLFSRYLQQLIMESLGKEFDLDGREVNQGIAVYGNKGSTDQHAYVQQLREGVPNFFATFIEVLRDRRGDSIQVEPGATSGDFLAGFLLGTRDALSEKGRGSITLTVTEVTPQTVGGLIALYERAVGLYATMVNINAYHQPGVEAGKKAAAGALALQREVVARLAAETGRSFTAPELAAALGKPEEAERVYRIVTHLAANPGRGVARAEGAVWHEARFGTG; this is encoded by the coding sequence ATGTCCTGGGAGAATTTCATTGCCCGCTCTTTCGTGTTTCCCGAGGTGGATCTCGCGCTCGACCTGAGCCGCCTCGATTTGTCCGACGCCTTTCTGGCTTCGATGCAACCGGCGCTGGAGAAGGCTTTCTCCGCGATGCATGACTTGGAGAAAGGCGCGATCGCGAATCCGGACGAGAAACGGATGGTGGGTCACTACTGGTTGCGCGCGCCGAAGCTCGCTCCCGACGCCGCGACGACGGCCGAGATCGAGGGCACGCTCGCGCGCATCCACGAGACGGCGAAGGCCGTGCACTCGGGCGCGCTGGCCGGCAGCGGCGGGCGCTTCGAAAACCTGCTCGTGATCGGAATCGGCGGTTCTGCGCTCGGTCCGCAGTTCGTGGCGGCGGCGCTGGGGCACCCCGGCACCGACCGGATGCGCGTCTTCTTCTTCGACAACACCGACCCGGACGGGATGGATGCGGTCTTGGCGTCGTTGGACGGCACGCTCGATCGCACGCTCGCGGTGGTGATTTCCAAGTCCGGCGGCACGCCTGAAACGCGCAACGGCATGCTCGAGGCGCAGGCGGCCTACCGCGCGGCGGGACTCGAGTTCGCCAAACACGCGATCGCCGTGACCGGCGTGAGCAGCGCGTTGGACAAGGTCGCCGTCGCCGAAGGCTGGTTGGCTCGCTTCCCCATGTGGGACTGGGTCGGCGGGCGCACGAGCGAGACGGCAGTCGTGGGACTCTTGCCGGCGGCTTTGCAGGGGTTGGACATCGACGGGCTGCTCTCGGGCGCGGCCGCGATGGACGCACAAACGCGGATCCCGGAGCGCGACCGCAACCCGGCGGCGTTGTTGGCGCTCGCCTGGCATCGAGCGACCGATGGTCGCGGCGCGAAGGACATGGTGATCCTGCCCTACAAGGATCGGTTGCTGCTCTTCTCCCGTTACTTGCAGCAGTTGATCATGGAATCGCTCGGCAAGGAGTTCGATCTCGACGGGCGCGAGGTGAACCAAGGCATCGCGGTCTACGGCAACAAGGGCTCGACCGACCAGCACGCCTACGTGCAGCAACTGCGCGAGGGCGTGCCGAACTTCTTTGCCACGTTCATCGAGGTGCTGCGCGACCGCCGGGGCGACTCGATCCAAGTCGAGCCGGGGGCGACCAGCGGGGATTTCCTCGCCGGTTTCCTGCTCGGGACGCGTGACGCGCTGTCCGAAAAGGGACGCGGGTCGATCACCTTGACCGTGACGGAGGTGACGCCGCAGACGGTGGGCGGCCTGATCGCGCTCTACGAGCGGGCCGTGGGCCTCTACGCGACGATGGTGAACATCAACGCCTACCACCAGCCGGGCGTCGAAGCCGGCAAGAAGGCGGCGGCCGGTGCGCTCGCGCTGCAACGCGAAGTCGTGGCGCGCCTCGCGGCGGAAACCGGACGAAGCTTCACCGCGCCCGAATTGGCGGCCGCGCTCGGCAAGCCCGAGGAGGCGGAGCGCGTGTATCGCATCGTGACTCACTTGGCAGCGAACCCGGGACGCGGCGTCGCGCGCGCGGAAGGCGCGGTCTGGCACGAGGCACGATTCGGTACGGGCTGA
- a CDS encoding helix-turn-helix domain-containing protein, producing the protein MKRKHLTVAERTTYRSLEDVVGCKWSASVVAAIERGVRRPGELERFIPGISAKILHERLRRLAEYGLIDRTEPATSSAVAHVEYVLTPTGRRLASVIAQLRELQVEHDAGGMVTPP; encoded by the coding sequence ATGAAGCGCAAACACCTCACCGTGGCGGAACGCACCACCTACCGGAGCCTCGAGGACGTGGTCGGCTGCAAGTGGTCGGCGTCGGTCGTGGCCGCGATCGAGCGCGGGGTCAGGCGCCCCGGGGAGCTAGAGCGTTTCATCCCGGGCATCTCGGCGAAGATCCTGCACGAACGGCTGCGGCGCTTGGCGGAATACGGCCTGATCGATCGGACGGAGCCGGCGACCAGCTCGGCCGTGGCGCACGTGGAATACGTGCTCACGCCGACGGGACGCAGACTGGCGTCGGTGATCGCACAGTTGCGCGAGCTGCAGGTCGAGCACGACGCCGGCGGAATGGTCACTCCTCCGTGA